A portion of the Plodia interpunctella isolate USDA-ARS_2022_Savannah chromosome 4, ilPloInte3.2, whole genome shotgun sequence genome contains these proteins:
- the LOC128669522 gene encoding uncharacterized protein LOC128669522, producing MNGTQLRDASGRFLKKGPSQGHPNGPSQGHPNGPSQGHPNGPSQGQLKGRSGKRGGKISVGGEKSSGGKDGTDKERSRSEHEESRGGSEGEAMADESGVATVQGRLWNPLGSVGSITSLSESVLGAKRLYSEVASGSGSGSDTEVDWTRPEILPKAKRGKARGASNMTGARAETRRSREEDVEASFSATLGTRAFRRGEHPSGDEGSDVAPIEVRDFSALGADGLMATAVERLGIITSLVRKTTAFKGGFSAKILRASTDIRDIMDTLVSRNESDEVRRLRADNGRLQREVANMRAEVAALRSGFEEARREVNQAARAAEQRAGAPAEEERLMERLEASIAKMIDGRLAELKTCLPRMVTRPPLAGDSSRVARATRAAIAEASGLSPALLPKRTGMEGRRRESAEEGMEWGPSTSAVPDEFPELPGVEDGPTTSAILVDGSPELPWVEVGRRSKGKGKGKKSKPKPEAVPKGAPSTVPKPTAAPTGAPKSVPKPTAAPAEAPTSVPKESPKAAPLRVVKKLSAPSSSAVILKLQPEAVQNGATYSSALLKAEQEVNLEELGIGSLRIRPSATGARLIEVPGSSSSGKADALASALKVALAGVVDVFRPVKTADFCVTGLNDAATAQRIKAAVAQAGSCTEDQVWVGEIRSDWRGSGSALMRCPVTTAKKLIEAGSLTVGWSRVQLRHLEARPMHCYKCMGKGHTASLCPSQTDRSRLCYRCGEAGHLSASCTAEPRCAVCRDAGKPAGHVMGGRACNPPPIRGKGPSPPPREGRQGEAPVGQMEE from the coding sequence ATGAATGGTACTCAACTGCGGGACGCCTCCGGGCGTTTCTTGAAAAagggcccttctcagggccaccctaacggcccttctcagggccacccaaacggcccttctcagggccacccaaacggcccttctcagggccaacTAAAGGGAAGGAGTGGAAAGCGTGGGGGGAAGATTTCGGTGGGGGGAGAGAAAAGTTCGGGCGGGAAGGACGGAACTGATAAGGAGCGGTCCAGGTCCGAACATGAAGAAAGTCGCGGTGGATCGGAAGGGGAAGCAATGGCGGATGAGAGTGGTGTGGCTACGGTCCAAGGAAGGCTGTGGAACCCGTTGGGAAGTGTGGGCTCCATCACCTCGCTGTCCGAATCGGTGCTGGGTGCCAAGCGCCTCTACTCGGAGGTAGCGAGTGGGTCCGGATCCGGTTCGGACACGGAGGTTGATTGGACACGGCCGGAAATATTGCCGAAGGCAAAAAGAGGGAAGGCTCGAGGTGCCTCGAATATGACGGGAGCCCGGGCTGAAACGCGAAGGAGTCGGGAGGAGGATGTGGAGGCCTCCTTCTCAGCCACTCTGGGAACTCGGGCCTTCCGGAGGGGAGAACACCCGAGTGGGGACGAGGGGTCGGATGTGGCCCCCATTGAGGTACGGGACTTCAGTGCCTTGGGTGCTGACGGACTTATGGCTACTGCGGTGGAGAGGCTGGGAATTATAACCAGCCTCGTCAGAAAGACCACCGCCTTCAAGGGGGGCTTCAGCGCGAAGATTCTGCGTGCCTCTACGGACATCAGGGATATCATGGATACCCTGGTGTCGCGTAACGAGTCGGACGAAGTACGGCGCCTCAGGGCTGATAATGGTCGCCTCCAAAGAGAGGTGGCCAATATGAGGGCAGAGGTCGCTGCGCTCCGCAGCGGGTTTGAGGAGGCTCGCCGCGAGGTCAACCAGGCTGCGCGAGCTGCGGAACAGCGGGCAGGTGCACCTGCAGAGGAAGAGAGGCTGATGGAGAGGCTGGAGGCTTCCATAGCCAAAATGATAGATGGCCGCCTAGCAGAGCTGAAGACTTGCCTCCCTCGGATGGTCACCCGCCCACCTCTAGCGGGTGACAGTTCGAGGGTGGCCAGGGCCACTAGGGCGGCCATTGCGGAGGCCTCCGGATTGAGTCCGGCGCTGCTGCCTAAGCGGACGGGAATGGAAGGCCGTAGAAGGGAAAGTGCTGAGGAGGGGATGGAGTGGGGGCCGTCGACCTCTGCAGTTCCGGACGAGTTCCCGGAGCTCCCTGGAGTTGAGGATGGGCCGACGACCTCGGCAATTCTGGTCGACGGATCCCCGGAGCTCCCCTGGGTTGAGGTTGGGAGGAGGAGCAAAGGGAAGGGAAAGGGCAAAAAATCCAAGCCCAAGCCCGAGGCGGTACCCAAGGGGGCCCCCTCAACCGTGCCCAAGCCCACGGCGGCGCCCACGGGGGCGCCTAAGTCTGTGCCCAAGCCTACGGCGGCGCCCGCGGAGGCGCCTACGTCTGTGCCCAAGGAGTCCCCCAAGGCGGCGCCACTGAGGGTGGTGAAAAAACTGTCGGCCCCTAGCTCCTCGGCTGTAATTCTTAAGTTACAGCCGGAGGCAGTGCAAAATGGGGCCACATACAGTTCCGCCCTCCTTAAGGCCGAGCAAGAGGTGAACCTGGAGGAGCTGGGCATTGGCTCGCTTCGGATTCGCCCGAGTGCGACCGGAGCGAGATTAATTGAGGTCCCCGGCTCCTCTAGCTCAGGCAAGGCGGACGCACTTGCTTCGGCCTTGAAGGTGGCCCTGGCCGGCGTCGTGGACGTTTTCAGGCCCGTCAAAACTGCGGATTTCTGCGTGACGGGACTGAATGATGCGGCAACGGCGCAGCGGATAAAGGCTGCGGTCGCGCAAGCCGGGAGCTGCACGGAGGACCAGGTCTGGGTGGGTGAAATCCGCTCAGACTGGCGGGGCTCTGGCTCTGCCCTGATGCGCTGCCCGGTCACGACGGCCAAAAAGCTGATCGAGGCGGGCAGCCTCACGGTAGGCTGGAGCCGGGTGCAGCTCcggcacctggaggcgcgccccatgcACTGCTACAAGTGCATGGGGAAGGGGCACACTGCATCGCTGTGCCCCTCGCAGACGGACCGCAGCCGGCTCTGCTATAGGTGCGGGGAGGCAGGGCATTTGTCCGCCTCCTGCACAGCGGAGCCCCGCTGCGCGGTATGCCGCGACGCCGGCAAGCCGGCGGGCCACGTGATGGGGGGTAGGGCCTGCAACCCACCCCCGATCCGAGGGAAAGGGCCGTCCCCTCCTCCGCGCGAGGGAAGGCAAGGGGAGGCGCCAGTCGGCCAAATGGAGGAGTGA
- the LOC128669483 gene encoding uncharacterized protein LOC128669483 produces the protein MGVTFLQANLNHSARAQDLLLQSMAEWDLDVAVVAEPYAVPSLPHWAGDLDGLVAIVARPGAAPPLAIKKRGNGFVVAVRGEYAIIGVYFSPNRDLPALERFLDALGPEIRRLAPLKVFVAGDFNAKSTAWGNPATEPKGRKVEEWALAAGLSLLNRGTAHTCVRRTGGSVVDLTFATPSAARSVSDWRVEGGVETLSDHLYIRFEVSAAPQCQAASSSRVRSRFPRWALTRLDRELAEEAAIVGRWSLPPLDGMGVDDAADRLGDAFTAVCRAAMPSVGRAPPRRAVYWWSAEIAALRVACNAARRAYSRSRRRSPRDEERDGQLYAV, from the coding sequence ATGGGGGTCACCTTCCTCCAGGCCAACCTCAACCACTCCGCTAGGGCGCAGGATCTCCTCCTGCAATCCATGGCGGAGTGGGATTTGGATGTCGCGGTGGTCGCGGAGCCGTACGCGGTTCCCTCCCTGCCTCACTGGGCGGGGGATCTGGATGGCCTCGTGGCCATCGTGGCTAGGCCTGGTGCCGCCCCTCCCCTCGCGATTAAGAAGAGAGGGAACGGCTTTGTGgtggcggttcggggagagtacgccataattggtgtttacttctccccgaaccgggatTTGCCGGCCCTGGAGCGGTTCTTGGATGCCCTGGGGCCGGAAATAAGGCGGTTAGCGCCCCTAAAGGTCTTCGTGGCCGGtgacttcaacgccaaatcaacggcgtgggggaacccggccacggagcccaaggggcgaaaggtggaagagtgggcgctggccgcggggctgtctctcctaaacagggggacagcccacacgtgcgtgcgacggacgggcggatcggtggtggacttgacgttcgccaccccctccgccgcgcgctccgtgtcggactggagggtggaagggggggtggagacactctcggaccacttgtatattcggttcgaggtgtcggccgccccccaatgtcaggcggcatcatcgtcccgggtgcgcagccggttcccgcgctgggcccttacgcggcttgaccgggagctggcggaagaggcggccatcgtcggccgctggagcctcccgcctctagacggaatgggggtggacgacgcggctgaccgtctcggcgacgctttcacagcggtgtgccgggcggccatgccaagcgtaggtcgagccccccctaggcgggcggtctattggtggtcggcggagattgccgcccttcgcgtcgcctgcaacgcggcccgaagggcctatagtcgaagcaggcggcgcagtccccgggacgaggagagggatggtcagctgtatgcggtg